The proteins below are encoded in one region of Candidatus Planktophila lacus:
- a CDS encoding ABC transporter permease, whose translation MSLNSAANSEVDAPVSASPVIAGRSPRQIAWSRFKRNKVGMAAAGISILLLSMSLFAPIVCRILGINPNDLNLDGLDSSGVPRGDLAGFSREHPLGVIPGTGRDLLAQLLYGSRISFMIAILTTTTALTIGFFVGIVGGYFRGRVDGYLGRFTDFLLAFPAFFMIVALSEPMVDRIEKTGIVEGNGARVLFLIIFLSFFGWPGFSRLIRSQVLSLREREFVTAAQAMGATRRRIILKELVPNLWAPVIVVVSLSLPGYLASEAVFSFLGLGVQPPASTWGILLSNATRFVTVMPSFFLITAASLVIVVLAFNLVGDALRDALDPRADK comes from the coding sequence ATGTCTCTCAACTCAGCCGCAAACTCAGAAGTTGACGCACCAGTTAGTGCTAGCCCTGTAATTGCCGGCCGTAGCCCACGCCAAATTGCCTGGAGCCGCTTTAAGCGAAATAAAGTAGGCATGGCAGCAGCTGGAATCAGTATCTTGCTATTGAGTATGTCGCTCTTTGCTCCGATTGTTTGCCGCATTTTGGGAATTAATCCAAACGACCTGAATCTCGATGGTTTAGATAGCAGTGGGGTTCCCAGGGGTGATCTTGCTGGCTTCAGTAGAGAACATCCGCTCGGAGTGATTCCAGGCACCGGCCGCGACTTGCTGGCACAACTTTTATACGGATCACGAATTTCGTTCATGATCGCAATCCTCACAACCACAACAGCGCTAACTATCGGTTTCTTTGTGGGAATCGTTGGTGGTTATTTCCGCGGCCGCGTTGATGGATACCTTGGTCGCTTCACCGATTTTCTTCTCGCATTCCCAGCCTTCTTTATGATCGTTGCACTTAGCGAACCGATGGTTGATCGCATTGAAAAAACTGGAATCGTTGAAGGAAATGGCGCTCGCGTTCTCTTCTTAATTATTTTCCTATCGTTCTTTGGATGGCCAGGATTTTCTCGACTAATCCGTTCGCAAGTACTTTCACTTCGCGAACGCGAATTCGTGACTGCCGCACAAGCGATGGGTGCAACTCGTCGTCGCATTATTTTGAAAGAACTCGTTCCAAACCTTTGGGCGCCAGTAATCGTGGTTGTCTCACTATCGCTTCCTGGTTATTTGGCATCTGAGGCAGTCTTCTCATTCTTAGGCCTTGGCGTTCAACCACCGGCATCTACTTGGGGCATCCTTCTTTCCAATGCCACTCGCTTCGTAACCGTTATGCCGAGCTTCTTCCTAATTACCGCAGCCTCCCTAGTCATCGTGGTTCTGGCCTTTAACTTGGTCGGCGATGCGCTGCGCGATGCGCTTGACCCAAGAGCCGACAAGTAA
- a CDS encoding ABC transporter substrate-binding protein has protein sequence MSPRYALRRAVVVASASALLLGTVVVAGTNAASAATTPKTGGILTFLEHEPRLDHMDPSRIYTGRDLAFMNSFHTRTLVAYNPVPGAAGANLVPDLATNTGVPSNAAKTWKFTLRPGTKFEDGVPITCEHVQYGTSRVFAQDVINNGPTYLLSWLDIPKDKDGNSIYVGPYKSTKAAQAAFNKAVSCSKDNRTITFQLNKSIADFNYLATYGVISPIQKKKDTGDKYDLNPQATGPYKIVENSANQLRMVRNSNWSKASDPVRTPYPDEVIIQFGLDEEVIDQIMLEDTIPSAMNFGGPLPTNKDKFFTDAKFKNRRMNNSDPYAIYIAFNVKAMPCLEIRQAMYYSRDAKALLDYAGGPTYAGSYATGVISPLVAADYAPTKVVGPGSPDFKPEGNVAKAKELMEIAKTKCPADYKKATEDGITLDVRQSVTLNDTIPINEAAYGRAGIKVKWNIISSGYYSTVMNPDKQKDMSASGWGADWANASTVIPELFASFGGFNLSQNSADPAYKAFEDKVNIAMKTTDRKKQAAMWKELDAYAMKQMWVLPTTFGKAQEIWGSQLANVFFWVPQGNPAYGKIWINN, from the coding sequence ATGAGCCCTCGTTATGCTCTTCGTCGTGCCGTAGTTGTTGCATCTGCAAGCGCTTTGCTTCTCGGAACCGTTGTGGTTGCTGGAACAAACGCTGCATCTGCTGCAACAACACCAAAGACAGGTGGAATTCTCACTTTTCTTGAGCACGAACCACGTCTTGATCACATGGATCCAAGCCGTATCTACACCGGACGCGACCTCGCGTTTATGAATTCATTCCACACTCGTACTTTGGTTGCATACAACCCAGTCCCAGGTGCTGCAGGAGCAAACCTTGTTCCAGATCTAGCAACTAACACTGGTGTTCCAAGCAACGCTGCTAAGACATGGAAGTTCACACTTCGTCCAGGCACAAAGTTCGAAGATGGAGTTCCAATTACTTGTGAGCACGTCCAATACGGTACATCTCGTGTATTCGCACAAGATGTAATCAACAACGGACCTACTTACTTGCTTTCATGGCTTGATATTCCAAAAGATAAAGATGGAAATTCAATCTACGTTGGCCCATACAAGAGCACCAAGGCAGCACAAGCTGCATTTAATAAGGCAGTCTCTTGCTCTAAGGACAACCGCACAATTACTTTCCAACTGAACAAGTCAATTGCTGACTTCAACTACTTGGCTACATATGGTGTTATCTCACCTATCCAAAAGAAGAAGGACACAGGCGATAAGTACGACCTAAACCCACAGGCAACAGGTCCATACAAGATCGTAGAAAACAGTGCTAACCAGCTTCGTATGGTCCGTAACTCAAACTGGTCAAAAGCATCTGACCCAGTGCGTACTCCATACCCAGATGAAGTAATCATCCAGTTCGGTCTTGATGAAGAAGTAATCGACCAGATCATGTTGGAGGACACAATTCCTTCAGCTATGAACTTTGGTGGACCACTTCCAACAAACAAGGACAAGTTCTTCACCGACGCGAAGTTCAAGAACCGTCGTATGAACAACTCAGATCCATACGCCATCTACATCGCATTTAACGTGAAGGCAATGCCTTGCTTGGAAATCCGCCAGGCAATGTATTACTCACGTGATGCAAAGGCGCTTCTTGACTACGCAGGCGGCCCAACTTACGCAGGTTCATACGCAACCGGTGTAATCAGCCCACTCGTAGCAGCTGACTACGCACCTACCAAGGTCGTTGGTCCAGGAAGCCCTGATTTCAAGCCTGAAGGAAACGTTGCTAAGGCGAAGGAATTGATGGAAATCGCAAAGACCAAGTGTCCTGCTGATTACAAGAAGGCAACTGAAGATGGAATCACATTGGACGTTCGTCAATCTGTAACTCTTAACGACACTATTCCAATCAACGAGGCTGCTTACGGTCGCGCTGGAATCAAGGTTAAGTGGAACATCATCAGCTCTGGTTACTACTCAACAGTTATGAACCCTGACAAGCAGAAAGATATGTCTGCTTCTGGTTGGGGTGCTGACTGGGCAAATGCTTCAACAGTTATTCCAGAACTATTTGCATCATTCGGTGGATTTAACCTTTCACAGAACAGTGCAGATCCTGCTTACAAGGCCTTTGAAGATAAGGTCAACATTGCGATGAAGACAACTGATCGCAAGAAGCAAGCAGCGATGTGGAAAGAACTAGATGCATATGCAATGAAGCAGATGTGGGTATTGCCAACAACATTTGGTAAGGCTCAAGAAATTTGGGGCTCACAGCTTGCAAACGTCTTCTTCTGGGTACCTCAGGGTAACCCTGCATACGGAAAGATCTGGATTAACAACTAA
- a CDS encoding ABC transporter permease: protein MLKFIGRRAIFAAFTILIVSAVVFGIFSLLPFDPAALTCGQRCTDQIVEANRIRLGFDKPIYEQYWLFLSGIFAGRTYGAGSAAFTCPAPSFGYSFNENACVTNLLVDALPITISLAIGALLLWLTVGIGLGIVAAKFKNRWPDTGSSVFVLLATSLPTFVTGLALLIWVTIKWKLVPLSLQGYTSLFDNPFKFVEYFILPWITLAIAYAAIYTRFTRAALLETLGEDYIRTARAKGVAERVVFFKHTLRAVLAPLITLAGLDFAGLIGGAIITETIFNLPGLGRLTLRSVYEFDLSVVLATTILAATVVIVMNLIVDMFYAVLDPRVRIT, encoded by the coding sequence ATGCTGAAATTCATCGGGCGCCGCGCAATATTTGCAGCCTTCACAATCCTGATCGTCTCTGCAGTTGTCTTTGGAATCTTCTCTCTGCTCCCATTTGATCCAGCCGCCCTTACTTGTGGTCAGCGCTGTACAGATCAGATTGTTGAAGCAAATCGAATTCGCCTAGGTTTTGATAAACCAATTTATGAGCAGTACTGGCTCTTCCTCTCTGGAATTTTTGCTGGCCGTACCTACGGCGCCGGCAGCGCAGCCTTCACTTGTCCTGCACCGTCTTTTGGATACTCATTTAATGAAAATGCTTGTGTTACAAATTTATTGGTTGACGCCCTTCCTATCACTATCAGCCTTGCTATCGGAGCGCTTTTACTCTGGCTTACTGTGGGAATTGGCTTAGGTATTGTCGCCGCTAAATTTAAAAACCGCTGGCCAGATACCGGTTCTTCAGTCTTCGTGCTACTGGCAACTTCGCTTCCAACATTTGTTACTGGCCTAGCACTGCTTATCTGGGTAACCATTAAATGGAAGTTAGTGCCGCTATCACTACAGGGCTACACCTCACTATTTGATAACCCATTTAAATTTGTCGAATATTTCATCTTGCCTTGGATCACCTTGGCGATTGCTTATGCGGCGATCTACACCCGTTTTACTCGTGCCGCACTTCTTGAAACCCTCGGCGAGGATTACATCCGCACCGCGCGCGCAAAAGGAGTTGCCGAACGTGTCGTTTTCTTCAAACACACATTACGTGCCGTGCTTGCTCCGTTAATTACTTTAGCTGGACTGGACTTTGCTGGACTTATAGGCGGAGCAATCATTACCGAAACGATCTTTAACCTGCCAGGACTTGGCCGCCTAACCCTGCGCTCGGTTTACGAATTCGATCTATCTGTAGTTCTTGCAACGACCATCTTGGCGGCAACTGTCGTAATCGTGATGAACTTAATCGTAGATATGTTCTATGCGGTACTTGACCCACGGGTGCGAATTACATGA
- a CDS encoding ABC transporter ATP-binding protein — MTELLRIQDLHVSFKTDDGMVRAVDGVSLTLNAGETVAIVGESGSGKTVTSLSVMGLHKKGSAQISGSISLNDAGTFKDVVSLNDDAIRDIRGRAVAMIFQDPMSSLHPFYKIGSQLAEAYLVHNPGKKKEAMARAIEMLDLVGIPEPAKRAVEFPHQFSGGMRQRVMIAMALMNSPQILIADEPTTALDVTVQAQILALLSKLKKEFNMGILLITHDLGVVAQVADRVNVMYAGRIVEEGPVDDLFYSPLAPYTLGLLKSVPRVSSKNERLKAIPGQPPSLINLPVGCPFAPRCEYKQHSSESGCNTTKPDLIGTSATHRSRCHIPESLRNDLFAKELKELQS; from the coding sequence ATGACCGAACTACTTCGAATTCAAGACTTACACGTCTCCTTTAAAACCGATGACGGCATGGTCCGCGCCGTAGATGGCGTATCGCTAACTCTTAACGCCGGTGAAACCGTTGCCATCGTGGGCGAGTCAGGTTCCGGTAAAACCGTTACCAGCCTTTCTGTAATGGGCCTTCACAAAAAGGGATCGGCTCAGATCTCGGGATCAATTTCTCTCAACGATGCCGGCACCTTCAAAGATGTTGTCTCGCTAAACGATGATGCGATCCGCGATATCCGTGGGCGCGCAGTTGCGATGATCTTCCAGGATCCCATGTCCTCACTGCATCCTTTTTACAAAATCGGTAGCCAGCTTGCTGAGGCTTACTTGGTTCACAATCCAGGTAAGAAGAAAGAGGCGATGGCCCGCGCAATCGAGATGCTTGATCTAGTTGGCATTCCAGAGCCAGCAAAGCGCGCCGTGGAGTTTCCGCATCAATTTTCGGGCGGTATGCGCCAGCGCGTAATGATCGCCATGGCTTTGATGAACTCACCACAAATCTTGATCGCAGATGAACCAACAACTGCGCTAGATGTAACTGTGCAAGCCCAGATCTTGGCGCTACTTTCAAAGCTTAAGAAAGAATTTAATATGGGTATCTTGTTGATTACCCACGATCTTGGCGTAGTTGCACAAGTGGCCGATCGCGTAAATGTTATGTATGCCGGGCGCATCGTTGAAGAAGGGCCAGTTGATGACCTCTTCTACTCACCTCTTGCTCCTTACACACTCGGACTTCTTAAATCAGTGCCACGTGTTTCATCAAAGAACGAACGCCTCAAGGCGATTCCAGGACAGCCTCCTTCACTAATTAACTTGCCGGTTGGTTGCCCATTTGCACCACGTTGTGAGTACAAGCAACATTCATCAGAATCTGGTTGCAACACAACAAAGCCAGATCTAATCGGCACCTCAGCAACCCATCGCTCTCGCTGCCATATCCCTGAATCTCTGCGTAATGATTTATTTGCTAAAGAGTTAAAGGAGTTACAGTCATGA
- a CDS encoding ABC transporter ATP-binding protein: MSDVILKVDNLVKHFPTGKGKRGEKEVVKAVDGISFELKAGETLGLVGESGCGKTTAGRTILKLNEPTSGKLIFEDQDITDYSATKMRAIRAQMQIIFQDPYSALNPRQTIGKIISAPFEIQGITPPEGVKTAVQNLMARVGLNPEHYNRYPHEFSGGQRQRIGIARAIALKPRFIVADEPVSALDVSIQAQVINLLEDLQEEEKISMVFIAHDLSVVQHISDRVAVMYLGKMMEIAATADLYAKPRHPYTTALLSAVPLPDPRSERTRERIILTGDLPSPINPPSGCVFNTRCWKAQDKCRTEVPQLVQLGASQVACHFPEN; the protein is encoded by the coding sequence ATGAGCGATGTAATTCTTAAGGTAGATAATCTTGTTAAGCACTTCCCAACCGGCAAAGGCAAGCGCGGTGAAAAGGAAGTTGTAAAGGCTGTCGATGGAATCTCCTTCGAGCTAAAAGCTGGCGAGACTCTTGGCCTAGTAGGCGAATCCGGTTGCGGTAAAACAACTGCCGGTCGCACAATCTTGAAGCTAAATGAGCCAACCTCGGGCAAGTTGATCTTCGAAGATCAAGACATCACCGATTACAGCGCAACTAAGATGCGCGCAATCCGCGCCCAGATGCAGATCATCTTTCAAGATCCATACTCTGCGCTAAATCCACGTCAGACAATCGGCAAGATTATTTCTGCACCATTTGAAATCCAAGGAATCACTCCACCAGAAGGCGTTAAGACTGCCGTGCAAAACCTAATGGCGCGCGTTGGTCTAAACCCAGAGCACTACAACCGCTACCCACACGAGTTCTCAGGCGGACAGCGCCAGCGCATTGGTATTGCACGCGCAATCGCGTTAAAGCCACGTTTTATCGTTGCCGACGAACCAGTTTCAGCCCTCGATGTTTCGATTCAGGCACAAGTAATTAACTTGCTGGAAGATCTGCAAGAAGAAGAGAAGATCAGCATGGTCTTTATCGCCCACGATTTATCTGTGGTGCAACATATTTCAGACCGCGTAGCAGTTATGTACCTTGGCAAGATGATGGAGATCGCAGCAACTGCTGATCTATATGCCAAGCCGCGCCATCCTTACACAACAGCGCTCTTATCTGCGGTGCCGCTGCCAGATCCACGATCTGAACGCACTCGCGAACGTATTATCTTGACCGGAGATCTACCTAGCCCAATTAATCCACCATCAGGTTGCGTCTTTAATACCCGTTGCTGGAAGGCGCAAGATAAGTGCCGCACCGAAGTGCCACAGTTGGTACAGCTCGGGGCTTCACAAGTGGCCTGCCACTTCCCTGAAAACTAG
- a CDS encoding M13 family metallopeptidase: MTKQQRSGIDPSHIDKTFRPQDDLYRYFNGRWLKDHEIPQDRSSDGITYQLYLEAEAQVREIIETAKGEGDAQKIRDLYDCFLDTDAITKAGITPLLEDLTAIDRIETRDQFIKTMADLEMRGLGGAFGLGIYGDAMNSEMNIIYLGQGGLSLPDEAYYREEQYEEIRKAFKVHVAKMFALAKIDNGADLAEKIYALEAQIASHHFDQVKDRDVELTYNKMTFKELCALAPHFDWATWLEYSQIPKAAFDELVVQQPPFFAGLSGILENFDPSPWKAWMKWQLISGAAAYLPDEFVNQNFDFYAKTLSGTPEIRVRWKRAISFVEGALGEAIGRIYVQRHFPEAAKTAMLELVDNLIEAYRISINELSWMSPETKAKALDKLGKFTPKIGFPDKWRDYSALTITRDGLFVNIGRITKFSRDIELAKIGKPVDKTEWLMTPQTVNAYYHPIQNEIVFPAAILQPPFFDLEADIAANYGGIGAVIGHEIGHGFDDQGSKFDGDGNMIDWWTQSDRTEFEKRANMLIKQFDALYPEETPDIHVNGALTVGENIGDLGGLAIGFKAYKLALKGAPAPVIDGLTGEQRFFLSWAQAWRGKVRAEELRRRIATDPHSPYEFRCNAIVANLSDFYEAFEVTEGDKLWLAESERVEIW, encoded by the coding sequence ATGACTAAGCAGCAACGCAGTGGGATCGATCCTTCACATATCGATAAAACTTTTCGCCCCCAAGATGATCTCTACCGCTACTTCAATGGCCGCTGGCTCAAGGACCACGAGATCCCACAAGATCGCTCCTCCGATGGCATTACCTACCAACTTTATTTAGAGGCTGAAGCCCAGGTCCGCGAAATCATCGAGACCGCCAAAGGCGAAGGCGATGCCCAGAAGATTCGCGATTTATATGACTGCTTCCTCGACACTGATGCGATCACCAAAGCCGGCATTACTCCCCTGCTTGAAGATCTCACCGCAATCGATCGCATCGAAACTCGTGATCAATTTATTAAGACGATGGCCGATCTAGAAATGCGCGGGCTAGGTGGCGCATTCGGTCTTGGAATTTACGGCGATGCCATGAACTCCGAAATGAACATTATCTATTTGGGGCAAGGCGGATTGTCTTTGCCGGATGAGGCTTACTACCGCGAGGAACAATATGAAGAAATTCGTAAAGCCTTTAAAGTCCATGTTGCCAAGATGTTCGCACTTGCCAAGATTGATAACGGCGCGGATTTAGCAGAAAAGATCTACGCCCTAGAAGCCCAAATTGCATCACACCATTTTGATCAGGTTAAAGATCGCGATGTCGAACTGACATATAACAAGATGACCTTTAAAGAGCTCTGCGCCCTTGCCCCACACTTTGATTGGGCGACCTGGCTTGAGTACAGCCAGATTCCAAAGGCGGCCTTCGACGAGCTAGTTGTGCAACAGCCACCATTCTTTGCCGGCTTATCTGGCATCCTAGAAAATTTCGATCCCTCCCCATGGAAGGCGTGGATGAAGTGGCAGTTGATTTCAGGTGCTGCGGCTTACCTGCCTGATGAATTTGTAAATCAGAACTTTGATTTCTATGCCAAGACTTTATCTGGCACCCCCGAAATCCGGGTTCGCTGGAAGCGCGCTATCTCCTTTGTAGAAGGCGCACTTGGCGAGGCCATCGGCCGCATCTATGTACAGCGCCATTTCCCAGAGGCAGCTAAAACCGCAATGCTCGAACTAGTTGATAACTTGATCGAGGCCTACCGAATCAGCATTAACGAACTTTCTTGGATGAGCCCAGAAACCAAAGCCAAGGCTTTAGATAAGTTAGGAAAGTTCACGCCAAAGATCGGCTTTCCCGACAAGTGGCGCGATTATTCAGCGCTAACCATTACCCGAGACGGCCTCTTCGTAAACATTGGCCGCATCACCAAGTTCTCACGCGATATCGAATTAGCCAAGATCGGTAAGCCAGTTGATAAGACCGAATGGCTGATGACCCCGCAGACCGTTAACGCTTATTACCACCCGATCCAGAACGAGATCGTCTTTCCGGCGGCAATCTTGCAGCCACCGTTCTTTGATCTAGAGGCAGATATCGCAGCCAATTACGGCGGAATCGGTGCGGTTATCGGCCATGAAATCGGCCACGGCTTTGATGACCAAGGTTCTAAATTCGATGGCGATGGCAACATGATCGATTGGTGGACCCAATCCGATCGCACCGAATTTGAAAAGCGCGCAAATATGTTGATCAAACAATTTGATGCCCTTTATCCAGAAGAGACCCCAGATATCCATGTAAATGGCGCTCTAACGGTCGGAGAAAACATTGGAGACCTTGGCGGCCTTGCAATCGGCTTTAAGGCTTATAAATTGGCTCTAAAGGGCGCTCCAGCGCCTGTAATCGATGGTTTAACGGGTGAACAACGTTTCTTCTTATCGTGGGCGCAAGCATGGCGCGGCAAGGTTCGTGCCGAAGAACTTCGCCGGCGCATCGCAACTGATCCGCATTCTCCATATGAGTTCCGTTGCAACGCGATCGTTGCCAATCTCAGTGATTTCTATGAGGCCTTTGAAGTAACCGAAGGCGACAAGTTATGGCTGGCTGAAAGCGAGAGAGTCGAGATCTGGTAG